In Mucilaginibacter celer, one DNA window encodes the following:
- a CDS encoding phage tail protein — MPTPDDGSKQGATWPMPKFRFEVDLGTELTGVAFQEVSGMDVENQVIEYRKSNSPLFSTEKMPGIKKYGNVTMKRGVFVNDNTFWNWHAQVSMNTIARRTVLIKLLDEGGNVTMQWQLNNAWPTKITSTDLKSDGNEVAVDTIEIAHEQLIITNGKAAS, encoded by the coding sequence ATGCCAACACCAGATGACGGTAGCAAGCAAGGTGCCACATGGCCCATGCCCAAGTTCAGGTTCGAGGTAGATCTCGGGACTGAACTTACAGGAGTAGCATTCCAGGAAGTATCCGGAATGGATGTAGAAAACCAGGTAATTGAATACCGGAAAAGCAACAGCCCCCTGTTTTCGACAGAGAAAATGCCCGGTATAAAAAAATACGGCAACGTAACCATGAAACGGGGAGTTTTTGTAAACGATAACACCTTTTGGAACTGGCACGCCCAGGTATCCATGAACACCATAGCCCGCCGTACCGTGCTCATTAAACTGCTTGATGAAGGTGGTAACGTAACCATGCAATGGCAGCTAAACAACGCCTGGCCTACAAAAATCACCAGTACCGATCTTAAATCGGACGGGAACGAGGTTGCTGTTGATACCATCGAGATAGCGCACGAGCAGCTTATTATAACCAATGGCAAAGCAGCAAGCTGA
- a CDS encoding phage tail protein, producing MAKQQADTGTVYPVGFRFQLSFNNDDAAFQEVSGISKELSVEEVTSGGENRFKYRLPTVATSQNLVLKRALVPKGSKLIGWCSSVLDQGFAQAIKAYDVSVSLLDNQGNVCVMWTFHNAYPIKYSVTDLKSQESEIMIETIELAYTYFDISTGQTSNNPN from the coding sequence ATGGCAAAGCAGCAAGCTGATACAGGTACGGTATACCCGGTTGGTTTCAGGTTTCAGCTTTCGTTTAATAATGATGATGCCGCTTTTCAGGAAGTATCGGGCATCAGCAAGGAGTTAAGCGTTGAAGAAGTTACCAGCGGCGGGGAAAACCGGTTTAAATACCGGCTCCCTACCGTTGCTACCAGCCAGAACCTGGTACTGAAACGGGCGTTGGTACCTAAAGGCTCAAAATTGATAGGTTGGTGCTCGAGCGTTTTGGATCAGGGCTTTGCGCAGGCCATTAAGGCTTACGATGTTTCGGTTAGCCTGCTGGATAACCAGGGCAATGTTTGCGTAATGTGGACTTTTCACAATGCCTACCCTATAAAATACTCAGTAACCGATTTAAAATCGCAGGAGAGCGAGATCATGATCGAAACCATTGAGCTGGCCTATACCTACTTTGATATAAGCACGGGGCAAACCTCCAATAATCCTAACTGA
- a CDS encoding DUF4255 domain-containing protein yields MISKALRFTNDVLDQFLRNRFGLDESRVLLNNLIEGDGSIPTANQNKVVISLINIEKDTNKPFNTRNQRLPNGNFTDISPEERFNLYILVSANFDDYNESLKFLNAAITFFQVNTCLSSATSSNLPQGITKLEFEIEKMTYHQMHSLWTAMGAKYQPSVVYKMWLITIQGDQLIGMVPAVSQTSNTVTS; encoded by the coding sequence ATGATAAGCAAAGCGCTCAGGTTTACCAACGATGTTTTAGACCAGTTTCTGCGAAACAGGTTTGGGCTTGATGAAAGCAGGGTATTGCTTAATAACCTGATTGAGGGTGATGGTTCCATACCAACCGCCAATCAAAACAAGGTGGTTATCTCGCTTATCAATATCGAAAAGGATACCAACAAACCTTTTAATACGCGTAACCAAAGGTTGCCCAACGGTAATTTCACCGATATCAGCCCCGAAGAGCGGTTTAACCTTTATATATTGGTTAGCGCCAATTTTGATGATTATAACGAGAGCCTCAAATTCCTGAATGCGGCTATCACTTTTTTCCAGGTGAATACCTGCCTAAGCTCCGCAACCAGTTCCAATTTGCCTCAGGGCATTACCAAGCTTGAATTTGAAATAGAAAAGATGACCTACCATCAAATGCATAGCCTCTGGACAGCGATGGGGGCTAAATATCAGCCATCGGTAGTGTATAAAATGTGGCTGATCACTATTCAGGGCGATCAATTGATCGGTATGGTTCCGGCTGTTTCGCAAACTTCAAATACGGTAACATCATGA
- a CDS encoding DUF5908 family protein, with the protein MPVEIRELIIKTAISTGAARQSEGIKEKDLNAMKRQLLEECKRLFADTKKRNDNKR; encoded by the coding sequence ATGCCGGTAGAAATAAGGGAACTGATTATCAAAACGGCCATTTCAACAGGCGCTGCCAGGCAAAGCGAAGGCATTAAAGAAAAAGACCTTAACGCCATGAAAAGGCAATTGCTTGAAGAGTGCAAGCGCCTGTTTGCCGATACAAAAAAACGGAACGACAATAAAAGATAA
- a CDS encoding phage tail sheath family protein, which yields MLETNIKSPGVYINELNAFANSVVPVATAVPAFIGYTPQAAYEGRSYTNVAQKITSFAEFQAIYCIPDPPAPAPPTKQYAPQYYLVQQKAQPTDPNYMVINGAYYSIVPDPNTIYHLYNSIQLFYQNGGGDAYIVSVGGYGAQSGTPAAPGTQIVNPNVKLTDLMGGLQLLLNEEEPTMYICPEATLLSIADNGTLMQEMLLQSSNMQTAISIFDIIGGKNPDPIMYTNDITTFRNNTGVNGLNYGTAYYPFIGTTIMQSQDIDYTNLFGGDIKQLAPIINPPASADPTLTTIINSIETPSGTPLTVTQYNNSLINASKLYSTIIKQILNDANTLPPSGAMAGVMTTIDNQEGVWQAPANVSIVGAASLPIRLSESQQANLNMDAVSGKSVNAIRFFNGIGILVWGARTLDGNSGDWKYLSVRRTVTFLEQSCKLAAHPYVFQPNDMNTWAAVTAMISSFLTSVWKEGGLQGASASDAFSVSCGLGTTMTSDDILNGFMNVMVKVAVVRPAEFIVITFQQQMAVSS from the coding sequence ATGCTTGAAACAAACATTAAATCTCCGGGTGTATATATAAACGAATTAAACGCGTTCGCAAATTCGGTGGTGCCGGTTGCAACGGCAGTGCCCGCGTTTATCGGCTATACCCCACAGGCCGCGTACGAAGGGAGATCGTACACCAACGTGGCCCAAAAGATCACCTCCTTTGCCGAGTTCCAGGCCATTTATTGTATTCCTGATCCTCCGGCACCTGCGCCTCCTACCAAACAGTATGCCCCGCAGTACTACCTGGTACAGCAAAAAGCACAACCAACCGATCCTAATTACATGGTGATCAATGGTGCTTATTATTCTATCGTGCCCGATCCTAACACTATTTATCACCTGTACAACAGTATCCAGCTGTTTTATCAAAATGGCGGCGGCGATGCGTACATTGTTTCGGTTGGTGGTTACGGTGCGCAATCGGGTACACCTGCAGCACCGGGTACACAGATTGTAAACCCTAACGTTAAACTTACCGACTTAATGGGCGGGCTGCAGTTATTGCTGAACGAGGAAGAGCCAACCATGTATATCTGCCCCGAGGCTACGTTGCTTTCCATTGCTGATAACGGCACCCTGATGCAGGAGATGCTGTTGCAAAGCAGTAACATGCAAACTGCCATCAGCATTTTCGATATCATAGGCGGCAAAAATCCCGACCCGATCATGTATACCAATGATATTACTACCTTCAGGAATAATACAGGTGTAAATGGTCTTAACTATGGTACTGCCTATTATCCTTTCATCGGCACAACCATCATGCAATCGCAGGATATTGATTATACCAATTTGTTTGGTGGCGACATTAAACAACTGGCCCCCATCATTAATCCGCCCGCCAGTGCCGATCCTACGCTTACCACCATTATCAACAGTATCGAAACACCATCGGGCACACCTTTAACGGTAACGCAGTATAATAACTCGCTTATTAATGCCAGCAAGTTATACAGCACCATCATCAAACAAATTCTTAACGATGCCAATACCCTGCCCCCAAGCGGTGCTATGGCCGGTGTAATGACCACCATTGATAACCAGGAAGGTGTTTGGCAGGCCCCGGCCAATGTTTCGATAGTTGGCGCGGCTTCATTGCCTATCCGTTTGTCTGAAAGTCAGCAGGCCAATTTAAATATGGATGCCGTTTCGGGTAAATCTGTTAACGCTATCCGTTTCTTCAACGGTATCGGCATCCTGGTTTGGGGCGCGCGTACCTTGGATGGCAACAGCGGCGATTGGAAATACCTTTCGGTTAGGCGTACCGTAACCTTCCTCGAGCAATCGTGCAAACTGGCAGCGCACCCTTATGTATTTCAGCCTAATGATATGAACACCTGGGCAGCGGTAACAGCCATGATCAGCAGTTTTCTAACCTCGGTTTGGAAGGAAGGCGGCTTACAGGGTGCAAGCGCATCTGATGCGTTCTCGGTTAGCTGCGGTTTAGGCACCACCATGACATCCGACGATATTTTGAACGGATTTATGAACGTGATGGTAAAAGTGGCGGTGGTTAGGCCGGCCGAGTTTATCGTAATCACCTTCCAGCAGCAAATGGCTGTTTCAAGCTAA